Proteins from one Mycobacterium sp. HUMS_12744610 genomic window:
- a CDS encoding PE family protein produces the protein MSFVTTQPELLAAAAGELQSIGAAMAAGNTAASAPTTAVAPAAADEVSALTAAHFAVHAVQYQDLSAQATAIHEAFVSALGAGAGSYAFTEAANAATVN, from the coding sequence ATGTCGTTCGTGACCACACAGCCCGAGCTGCTCGCGGCAGCGGCGGGAGAACTTCAAAGCATCGGCGCCGCGATGGCTGCCGGTAACACAGCGGCGTCGGCGCCGACGACCGCAGTCGCTCCGGCGGCCGCCGACGAGGTGTCCGCGCTGACCGCGGCGCATTTCGCCGTGCACGCCGTCCAGTACCAGGACTTGAGCGCCCAGGCAACAGCGATTCACGAAGCGTTCGTCAGCGCCCTGGGCGCCGGCGCCGGTTCGTACGCGTTCACCGAGGCCGCCAACGCGGCCACAGTCAACTGA
- a CDS encoding PPE family protein — MDFGALPPEINSARMYAGPGAGPMLAAASAWHGVAAEMRSAASSYEFVISELSTGWLGPSAATMTAAVTPYLAWMNATAGQAELTAVQAQAAANAYEQAFAMTVPPPVVAANRAQLMMLLATNFFGQNAPAIAANEAQYAEMWAQDAAAMYGYAAHSAAATAQVTPFGAAPQTTNASGLAAQGAATAQNAGAASGTGVQSALSHVVSSIPTTLQGLASPLSVPASAAGTTSAASVNPITGIVSSSSLQTIGTTLLSEYLYLPGFAGLLLSTSALGPLMNPDVFLPFMNMGAAAAGPAAALPGAAAAEGALGAGAAGGWGGLAGLGQAASLGGLSVPPSWGWAATAPEGMLGSVPLMHMMEPAAASVAGADLGAGSSFPFMFSPLGRAATMGAAAGAGAGAAAVVAKYGPRLKVLSRSPAAGYSEEAAAAPAASKAPKYPVPASFPSNGHAPPGYQPAIVYVPINGNAPTNV, encoded by the coding sequence ATGGATTTTGGAGCTTTGCCGCCGGAGATCAACTCGGCCCGCATGTATGCCGGCCCGGGTGCGGGGCCGATGCTGGCCGCCGCGTCCGCCTGGCACGGGGTGGCGGCCGAAATGCGTTCCGCGGCTTCCTCGTACGAGTTCGTGATCTCGGAACTGAGCACCGGATGGCTCGGGCCGTCGGCAGCTACGATGACGGCCGCGGTCACTCCGTACCTGGCGTGGATGAATGCGACCGCCGGCCAGGCCGAGCTGACAGCGGTTCAGGCGCAGGCGGCGGCGAACGCCTATGAGCAGGCGTTCGCGATGACCGTGCCGCCGCCGGTGGTCGCGGCGAACCGCGCTCAGCTGATGATGTTGTTGGCGACCAACTTCTTCGGTCAGAACGCACCGGCGATCGCGGCCAACGAGGCTCAGTACGCCGAGATGTGGGCCCAGGATGCCGCGGCGATGTACGGGTATGCCGCGCATTCGGCCGCGGCCACCGCGCAGGTGACACCGTTCGGCGCGGCGCCGCAGACCACCAACGCGTCCGGGTTGGCCGCACAGGGCGCCGCGACCGCCCAGAATGCCGGCGCGGCGAGCGGCACGGGCGTGCAGTCGGCGCTGTCGCACGTCGTTTCGTCGATTCCCACCACGCTCCAGGGGCTCGCCTCGCCGCTTTCGGTTCCGGCGTCGGCGGCCGGGACCACCTCGGCCGCGTCCGTGAACCCCATCACCGGGATCGTCTCCTCCTCCTCGCTGCAGACGATCGGGACGACTCTGCTCTCCGAGTACCTGTACCTGCCCGGCTTCGCCGGCCTGCTGCTCTCGACCAGCGCGCTCGGGCCGCTGATGAACCCCGACGTGTTCCTGCCCTTCATGAACATGGGGGCGGCCGCGGCGGGACCCGCGGCAGCGCTACCCGGGGCGGCCGCCGCCGAGGGTGCGCTCGGCGCGGGAGCCGCCGGCGGCTGGGGCGGTCTGGCGGGCCTCGGTCAAGCTGCCTCATTGGGCGGGTTGTCCGTGCCGCCGAGTTGGGGTTGGGCCGCAACGGCTCCCGAGGGAATGCTGGGGTCGGTTCCGCTGATGCACATGATGGAACCCGCGGCCGCGTCGGTGGCCGGCGCCGATCTGGGTGCCGGATCAAGTTTCCCCTTCATGTTCAGTCCGCTGGGGCGGGCCGCGACGATGGGTGCCGCCGCCGGCGCGGGCGCCGGCGCTGCCGCCGTCGTCGCCAAGTACGGCCCGCGACTCAAGGTGCTTTCGCGCTCGCCCGCCGCGGGCTACTCGGAGGAAGCGGCAGCGGCCCCGGCGGCATCGAAGGCTCCGAAATACCCTGTCCCAGCTAGCTTCCCGTCGAATGGGCATGCGCCGCCGGGGTACCAGCCGGCGATCGTCTACGTCCCGATCAACGGCAACGCGCCGACCAACGTCTGA
- a CDS encoding sugar transferase, translating into MAKSPRAQWQQRYGNWLVASDIFVVSGVVAIAQILRFGNVTAGGLWAGHTVVAYSAVSVLIVAAWTLVLAIYHTRAQCVIGAGLEEFRRVWTATLWVFGVVAVLATSLKLEIARGYLAIAFPLGLLALTVNRHLARRYVAAQRRRGRFMTAVLAIGEPISVTVLAQSLTQRPADGYSVVGLCPLGAEQRDRLVVPGLGPVPVFPYDGDIRHAIAASEADTVALTSSGELGPEGIRDLSWQLEKLGVDLLVAPGIVDVAGPRLTVRPVADLPLIHVDKPQYQGAKRFQKRAFDVCFSLLALLAASPIMIAAAVAIKLTSRGPIFYRAERIGLDGVPFRMIKFRSMVVDADKKLAEIADLNESIGGVLFKIRKDPRVTSVGRVLRRYSIDELPQFFNVLVGDMSVVGPRPPLRCEVETYDHRVRRRLLVRPGITGLWQVSGRSDLPWEDSVRLDQSYVENWSMLSDLAIAAKTVGVIVGGSGAY; encoded by the coding sequence CTGGCGAAATCGCCTCGCGCGCAATGGCAGCAACGCTACGGCAACTGGCTCGTCGCCTCCGACATTTTCGTTGTCAGCGGCGTCGTGGCGATCGCACAGATCCTGAGGTTCGGCAACGTGACGGCCGGTGGTCTGTGGGCGGGCCACACCGTGGTGGCCTACTCCGCCGTCTCGGTGCTGATCGTGGCCGCCTGGACACTGGTCCTCGCGATCTACCACACGCGCGCGCAATGCGTGATCGGGGCCGGCCTGGAGGAGTTCCGCCGGGTGTGGACGGCCACGTTGTGGGTGTTCGGGGTCGTCGCGGTGCTGGCCACCTCGCTCAAGCTCGAGATCGCGCGCGGCTATCTGGCGATCGCCTTCCCGCTCGGGCTGCTCGCACTCACGGTCAATCGGCACCTGGCCCGCAGATACGTTGCCGCACAGCGCCGGCGCGGCCGTTTCATGACCGCGGTGCTCGCGATCGGCGAGCCCATCTCGGTCACCGTCCTCGCGCAGTCCCTGACGCAGCGCCCGGCCGACGGGTACTCCGTGGTCGGTCTCTGTCCGCTGGGCGCCGAGCAACGCGACAGGCTCGTCGTCCCCGGCCTGGGACCGGTGCCGGTGTTTCCCTACGACGGCGACATCCGTCACGCAATCGCGGCCTCGGAGGCCGACACGGTCGCGCTGACCTCCTCCGGTGAGCTCGGGCCCGAGGGCATCCGCGACCTGTCCTGGCAATTGGAGAAACTCGGCGTCGACCTTCTGGTGGCGCCGGGGATCGTCGACGTGGCCGGCCCGCGGCTGACCGTGCGTCCGGTTGCCGACCTACCGCTGATTCACGTCGACAAGCCGCAATACCAAGGGGCCAAGCGGTTTCAGAAGCGGGCCTTCGATGTGTGCTTCTCGCTGCTGGCGCTGCTGGCCGCGTCGCCGATCATGATCGCGGCCGCCGTCGCGATCAAGCTCACCAGCCGTGGCCCGATCTTCTATCGCGCCGAACGGATCGGTCTGGACGGTGTCCCGTTCCGGATGATCAAGTTCCGCAGCATGGTCGTCGACGCCGACAAGAAGCTGGCGGAGATCGCCGATCTCAACGAGAGCATCGGTGGCGTGCTGTTCAAGATCCGCAAGGACCCGAGAGTGACCTCGGTCGGCAGGGTTCTGCGGCGGTACAGCATCGACGAACTCCCCCAGTTCTTCAACGTGCTGGTCGGGGACATGAGCGTGGTCGGACCGCGGCCCCCGCTGCGGTGCGAGGTCGAGACCTACGACCACCGGGTGCGGCGCCGGTTGCTGGTGCGTCCGGGTATCACCGGGCTGTGGCAGGTGAGCGGCCGCTCGGACCTGCCCTGGGAGGACTCCGTGCGGTTGGACCAGTCCTACGTGGAGAACTGGTCGATGCTCAGCGATCTGGCGATCGCGGCCAAGACCGTGGGGGTCATCGTCGGCGGATCGGGCGCATATTGA
- a CDS encoding beta-ketoacyl-[acyl-carrier-protein] synthase family protein, translating into MGKLGAAQRDPAPRAVVTGIGVVTPVGRGIEEFFSALCAPTSGLVRPPEGHFAAGLVDAIGIAPPLDPFELLPEKDAPFADRFSLTAVAAADDAIADSGIRIGVDVDPLRVAAVIATATGGTMTFAQQALMQHREGFDAVDGHLFNGFLPNMSAARIAIKHGIRGPSFAIASACTASAQAVAEALRLIRAGDADVVICGGTEGPLGPTGLAGFHNAGTLATGWADPTAASRPFASDRNGFVVGEGGGVLVIERADIVEARGGSGYADLIGWGATSDAYHLAIPRPDATGIAESMRIALRNAGVAPGETDYLNAHGTGTRVGDLTEAKAIRAVFGDDQPLVSSTKGVTGHLLGGGGVVEAAATVLALAREQLPPTKNLEEPDGKCDLNHLSGDAVSKAVDIAMSNSFAFGGHNVSLVFGAPSTRRRRGAPDPGEPSAIPSPKDE; encoded by the coding sequence GTGGGCAAATTGGGAGCAGCACAACGTGATCCGGCTCCGCGGGCAGTGGTCACTGGGATCGGGGTGGTCACCCCGGTGGGTCGGGGCATCGAGGAGTTCTTCTCGGCGCTGTGCGCCCCGACGTCGGGGCTGGTGCGCCCGCCCGAGGGGCATTTCGCAGCCGGCCTGGTCGACGCAATCGGCATCGCCCCGCCGCTCGACCCGTTCGAATTGCTGCCCGAGAAGGACGCCCCGTTCGCGGACCGGTTCTCGCTGACCGCGGTGGCCGCCGCGGACGACGCGATCGCGGACTCGGGCATCCGGATCGGGGTCGACGTCGACCCGTTGCGCGTCGCCGCCGTGATAGCGACGGCGACCGGCGGCACGATGACATTCGCGCAGCAGGCCCTCATGCAGCACCGGGAGGGCTTCGACGCGGTGGACGGCCACCTGTTCAACGGGTTCCTGCCGAACATGTCCGCGGCCAGGATCGCCATCAAGCACGGGATCCGCGGACCCAGCTTCGCGATCGCGTCGGCGTGCACGGCGAGCGCGCAAGCGGTCGCCGAGGCGCTGCGGCTGATCCGCGCGGGTGACGCCGACGTGGTGATCTGCGGTGGCACCGAGGGGCCGCTGGGGCCGACGGGCCTGGCCGGGTTCCACAATGCGGGGACGCTGGCCACCGGGTGGGCCGACCCGACCGCCGCGAGCAGGCCGTTCGCCAGCGACCGCAACGGCTTCGTGGTCGGTGAGGGCGGCGGCGTGCTGGTCATCGAACGCGCGGACATCGTCGAGGCGCGCGGCGGCAGCGGCTATGCGGACCTCATCGGGTGGGGCGCGACGAGCGATGCCTACCACCTGGCGATCCCGCGCCCGGATGCGACCGGGATCGCGGAGAGCATGCGGATCGCGCTGCGCAACGCCGGCGTGGCGCCGGGTGAGACCGATTACCTCAATGCCCACGGCACCGGCACCCGGGTCGGCGACCTGACCGAGGCCAAGGCCATCCGCGCGGTGTTCGGCGACGACCAGCCGCTGGTGAGTTCGACCAAGGGCGTCACCGGGCACCTGCTGGGCGGCGGGGGGGTGGTGGAGGCGGCGGCCACGGTGCTGGCCCTGGCGCGCGAGCAGCTGCCGCCCACCAAGAACCTGGAGGAGCCGGACGGCAAGTGCGACCTCAACCACCTCAGCGGCGACGCGGTGTCCAAAGCCGTGGACATCGCGATGTCGAACTCGTTCGCCTTCGGCGGGCACAACGTCAGCCTCGTCTTCGGCGCCCCGTCCACGCGCCGCCGGCGCGGCGCTCCCGATCCGGGTGAGCCGTCGGCGATCCCGTCCCCGAAAGACGAATAG